The Procambarus clarkii isolate CNS0578487 chromosome 91, FALCON_Pclarkii_2.0, whole genome shotgun sequence genome includes a region encoding these proteins:
- the LOC123773839 gene encoding protein piccolo-like translates to MAARPGPLRPSPANMQQAQPTRNKPSQHATSPANTQQAQPTRNKPSQHATSPANTLQAQPTRYKPSQHATSPANTLQAQPTRYKPSQHATSPANTLQAQPTRYKPSQHATSPANTQQAQPTRYKPSQHATSPANTLQAQPTRYKPSQHATSPANTLQAQPTRYKPSQHATSPANTLQAQPTRYKPSQHATSPANTQQAQPTRYKPSQHATSPANTLQAQPTRYKPSQHATSPANTLQAQPTRYKPSQHATSPANTLQAQPTRYKPSQHATSPANTLQAQPIQSRSIVGFVLD, encoded by the coding sequence ATGGCGGCGCGCCCTGGTCCTCTCAGACCAAGCCCAGCCAACATGCAACAAGCCCAGCCAACACGCAACAAGCCCAGCCAACACGCAACAAGCCCAGCCAACACGCAACAAGCCCAGCCAACACGCAACAAGCCCAGCCAACACGCAACAAGCCCAGCCAACACGCTACAAGCCCAGCCAACACGCTACAAGCCCAGCCAACACGCTACAAGCCCAGCCAACACGCTACAAGCCCAGCCAACACGCTACAAGCCCAGCCAACACGCTACAAGCCCAGCCAACACGCTACAAGCCCAGCCAACACGCTACAAGCCCAGCCAACACGCTACAAGCCCAGCCAACACGCAACAAGCCCAGCCAACACGCTACAAGCCCAGCCAACACGCTACAAGCCCAGCCAACACGCTACAAGCCCAGCCAACACGCTACAAGCCCAGCCAACACGCTACAAGCCCAGCCAACACGCTACAAGCCCAGCCAACACGCTACAAGCCCAGCCAACACGCTACAAGCCCAGCCAACACGCTACAAGCCCAGCCAACACGCTACAAGCCCAGCCAACACGCTACAAGCCCAGCCAACACGCAACAAGCCCAGCCAACACGCTACAAGCCCAGCCAACACGCTACAAGCCCAGCCAACACGCTACAAGCCCAGCCAACACGCTACAAGCCCAGCCAACACGCTACAAGCCCAGCCAACACGCTACAAGCCCAGCCAACACGCTACAAGCCCAGCCAACACGCTACAAGCCCAGCCAACACGCTACAAGCCCAGCCAACACGCTACAAGCCCAGCCAACACGCTACAAGCCCAGCCAACACGCTACAAGCCCAGCCAATTCAGTCTCGTAGtatagttggcttcgttctcgactaa